Proteins from a genomic interval of Luteibacter pinisoli:
- a CDS encoding RHS repeat-associated core domain-containing protein, which yields MQASSAAADSDAFIEYKAPIFDGPAFYSADKIAAGTALMDSDCRVSSYTSCLLDHVSVGSQSWIAAYSYVNSNGNPGYAHEIGTMVYGCSVPGTLFVTSGSTVWGPYDNHYLGVPTWGTAVCRGVDKDPESRTERQTELGNGECGTRPTVGNPINVGVGNKFQEIADVPRTAHSALNWSRFYNSGIALDTSDNEAESAYTVPATARLGSRWRGTYDRSLVDLADKMTVRLLRHTGERIDFVEERGKYKSVADPRGLLTRASSGWVYRAIDGGVERYDAQGRLIDIDPGTSSHIHLQYDGALVAATDTQGRSLQFEYDEAGRLENVRDGTGVVVSYAYSDRIDRKADLVEATYADGRSHRYTYNEPSYVDAPLPHALTGIFDETAKRFASFRYDASGRAVSSEHNNGTDRVTLARAADGSVSVAGPTNAVHGYRYAEVRGVRRLVGVDQPGGAGCGAAFSKLEYDDGGNLARSTDFDGRVTEYTYDADGRETSQTEAVGTPLARTTRTDWHASLMRPTRISLPGQEERLTYDDAGNLTRRELWAAIDPSQNDAPLTLSRTWKFTYDADGRLIQEEGPRSDVSGMAVLNRYTYRTASAANCVPNGACDYRKGDLATVENALGQRTDVLRLDAAGRIFSHREPNGTVVDNTYNARGWQLSARETRTDGVVATTSFTYDERGDVASITDADGVTVQFEYDAAGRMVRMSNPSNHRLVLDLDKSGRPVTETTYDQFFQKTQVKRTFDALGRLATEQGDGAGLVSFTYDEVGRPTGTTDGDSRRDASTYDALGRLRESIDDLDGRKAAVTVTHDPLDQVKSITDPDGVTTRYLATGMGDLSHVDSPDGGEAYDEYDATGLVVRHEGAGGVGSFNVTRDALSRPLKITYADPALNATFTYDVPGATCSGDHRNGIGRLSTMSTARSETAYCYDAEGNVSRKTQRWDTTQTSVTYAYTKAGRLASTGLDGTANTTYRYDVDGKINGVTVDVGGSRKELITKVAYRPFDSIENWTYGNDRTLSITRDKAGRVTGWGGIDPEGSNYWLDTSPGGRFRADVARGYAYAFGQDGLDYLNEVRDYNTGKSLLAFDYNASGDRLAVRGGGASNGYGYQAGTHRLTQADGKARRYDDAGNLIVLGDATLSYDATGRLASASEGGKLLVSYGYDAEGNRIARTVTSSGKTTMTVQDEAGRWLADVDASGRVLQQGVWMDDLLVGVVADGKLYYVAPDHLGSPREILDPERNAIVWRGLHNADPFGSTLPDEDPDGDGMAFVFDLRFPGQRYDNLTGLHANGARDYDPTTGRYIQVDPIGLGGGVNPYLYANGSPLTYSDPDGEIGIVGAILGAAFEIGMQAYGNYRQGCGVLNLRNYNLKHVAISAAAGAVSPGLLAVGRRVVTSGRALRTLNAQLATARTPNRITKLQVRITDHHTKIREVAVPQASFTGIKTAGKKLTETSGSCECSQ from the coding sequence GTGAGTTCTTACACCAGCTGCTTATTGGACCATGTGTCGGTAGGAAGCCAGAGCTGGATCGCGGCCTACTCATACGTCAACTCGAATGGAAACCCAGGCTACGCCCACGAAATCGGAACCATGGTCTACGGATGCTCCGTACCAGGAACGTTGTTCGTTACCAGCGGCTCGACCGTCTGGGGCCCCTACGACAATCACTACCTGGGTGTTCCGACGTGGGGCACGGCCGTGTGTCGCGGCGTTGATAAGGATCCCGAATCGCGGACCGAACGGCAAACAGAACTTGGCAACGGTGAATGCGGGACACGACCTACCGTAGGAAATCCTATCAACGTCGGCGTCGGAAACAAGTTCCAAGAAATCGCGGACGTGCCGCGTACCGCGCACTCCGCGCTCAACTGGTCCCGCTTTTACAATAGCGGTATCGCGCTCGACACGTCGGACAACGAAGCTGAGTCCGCCTACACCGTGCCCGCCACAGCACGCCTCGGTAGCCGGTGGAGGGGGACATACGATCGCTCTCTGGTTGACCTCGCAGACAAGATGACTGTGCGCCTTCTTCGACATACAGGCGAACGTATCGATTTCGTCGAAGAACGTGGAAAGTACAAAAGCGTAGCCGATCCACGAGGCTTGCTGACGCGTGCATCGTCTGGATGGGTCTACCGTGCAATCGACGGCGGAGTGGAGCGATATGACGCACAAGGCCGACTTATCGACATTGATCCCGGCACCAGCTCGCACATTCACCTGCAGTATGACGGCGCGCTCGTCGCAGCGACCGATACACAGGGTCGCTCCTTGCAATTTGAATACGATGAAGCCGGTCGATTGGAAAATGTACGCGACGGGACCGGTGTTGTAGTGAGCTATGCCTATTCCGATCGAATCGATCGAAAGGCCGACTTGGTGGAAGCGACCTACGCTGATGGTCGGTCGCACCGCTATACCTACAATGAACCATCTTATGTCGATGCACCCCTACCCCATGCTCTCACCGGCATCTTCGACGAAACGGCTAAGCGCTTTGCCAGCTTCCGCTACGACGCCTCGGGTCGTGCGGTAAGCAGCGAGCACAACAACGGCACCGATCGGGTCACCCTGGCCCGTGCCGCCGACGGCTCGGTCAGCGTAGCTGGCCCCACCAACGCCGTTCACGGCTACCGCTACGCAGAAGTGCGAGGCGTGCGCCGCCTCGTGGGCGTCGACCAGCCCGGGGGTGCGGGCTGCGGTGCCGCGTTCTCGAAGCTGGAGTACGACGACGGCGGCAATCTCGCGCGTAGCACCGACTTCGACGGCCGTGTCACGGAGTACACCTATGACGCGGATGGCCGTGAAACGAGCCAGACCGAAGCCGTCGGTACACCCCTGGCGCGGACCACCAGGACGGACTGGCATGCGTCGTTGATGCGCCCAACGCGGATCAGCTTGCCAGGGCAGGAGGAGCGCCTGACGTACGACGACGCCGGCAACCTGACCCGTCGCGAGCTCTGGGCAGCCATCGACCCCAGCCAGAATGACGCACCCCTCACACTGTCCCGGACCTGGAAGTTCACCTACGACGCTGATGGTCGCCTCATTCAGGAGGAGGGTCCGCGCAGCGACGTTTCGGGTATGGCAGTGCTCAACCGATACACCTACCGGACGGCGTCGGCAGCCAACTGCGTCCCCAACGGTGCCTGCGATTACCGCAAGGGCGACCTCGCTACGGTCGAGAACGCGCTTGGCCAGCGGACTGACGTTCTTCGCCTGGATGCCGCCGGTCGCATCTTTTCACACCGAGAGCCCAACGGAACGGTGGTCGACAATACCTATAACGCCAGGGGCTGGCAGCTCTCGGCCCGTGAAACGCGCACTGACGGCGTCGTCGCCACCACGTCCTTTACCTATGACGAGCGCGGCGACGTCGCCTCGATCACCGACGCTGACGGCGTGACAGTCCAGTTCGAGTACGACGCCGCCGGTCGCATGGTCAGGATGTCAAACCCTTCCAATCATCGTCTGGTGCTCGATCTTGACAAGTCCGGGCGGCCCGTCACGGAGACGACATACGACCAGTTCTTCCAGAAGACCCAGGTCAAGCGGACCTTCGATGCCCTTGGCCGTCTGGCCACCGAGCAGGGCGACGGCGCGGGGCTCGTCAGCTTCACCTACGATGAGGTTGGCCGTCCCACAGGGACGACGGATGGGGACAGCCGCCGCGACGCGTCGACGTATGACGCCCTTGGCCGACTCCGGGAATCGATCGACGACCTTGATGGCCGCAAAGCCGCCGTCACGGTGACCCACGACCCGCTCGATCAGGTCAAGTCCATCACGGACCCCGACGGCGTGACGACTCGATATCTCGCCACCGGCATGGGCGATCTCTCGCACGTGGATAGTCCCGACGGGGGCGAGGCGTATGACGAGTACGACGCTACGGGACTCGTCGTCCGCCATGAAGGCGCCGGCGGCGTAGGGTCGTTCAACGTCACCCGCGACGCCCTCAGCCGCCCGCTCAAGATCACGTATGCCGATCCGGCACTCAACGCCACGTTTACGTATGACGTGCCCGGGGCCACCTGTTCCGGTGACCATCGGAACGGTATCGGCCGCCTCTCGACGATGTCCACGGCTCGCAGTGAGACGGCTTACTGCTATGACGCCGAAGGGAACGTCTCCCGGAAGACCCAGCGTTGGGATACGACGCAAACGTCAGTGACCTATGCCTATACGAAGGCGGGACGCCTGGCCTCGACAGGCTTGGACGGCACTGCGAACACCACCTACCGATACGACGTCGACGGAAAGATCAACGGTGTCACTGTCGACGTCGGTGGTTCCCGGAAAGAACTGATCACCAAGGTCGCCTACCGTCCGTTCGATAGCATAGAGAACTGGACGTACGGCAACGACCGGACGCTTTCCATCACCCGCGACAAGGCAGGCCGCGTCACCGGGTGGGGTGGCATTGACCCAGAGGGTTCGAATTACTGGCTGGATACATCCCCGGGCGGCCGGTTTCGTGCCGACGTCGCCCGTGGCTACGCTTACGCGTTCGGCCAGGACGGGCTCGACTACCTCAATGAAGTACGCGACTACAACACGGGCAAGAGTCTGCTTGCCTTCGATTACAACGCCAGCGGCGACCGTCTCGCCGTGCGTGGCGGCGGCGCATCGAATGGTTACGGCTACCAGGCCGGGACGCACCGACTGACACAAGCCGACGGCAAGGCGCGTCGCTATGACGACGCTGGCAACCTCATTGTCCTCGGCGACGCGACCCTGTCGTATGACGCCACCGGCCGCCTGGCCTCTGCCAGCGAAGGTGGGAAGCTCCTCGTGTCCTACGGTTACGACGCCGAGGGCAACCGGATCGCACGCACCGTCACCTCGTCGGGAAAGACGACGATGACTGTCCAGGACGAGGCGGGCCGGTGGCTCGCCGACGTCGATGCGTCGGGCCGGGTACTTCAACAGGGCGTATGGATGGATGACCTCCTTGTCGGCGTCGTGGCCGACGGGAAGCTGTACTACGTTGCCCCCGACCACCTCGGGTCGCCGCGCGAGATCCTCGACCCGGAACGTAATGCCATTGTGTGGCGGGGGTTGCACAACGCCGACCCCTTCGGCTCGACTCTGCCGGACGAAGATCCGGACGGCGATGGCATGGCCTTCGTGTTCGACCTTCGCTTCCCAGGCCAGCGCTACGACAACCTCACTGGCCTTCATGCCAATGGGGCGCGCGATTACGACCCGACGACAGGTCGATATATTCAGGTAGATCCTATTGGCCTGGGTGGTGGCGTGAATCCCTACCTGTACGCCAACGGCTCGCCCCTCACCTACAGCGACCCGGATGGTGAGATCGGTATCGTAGGCGCGATCCTCGGAGCCGCCTTCGAGATCGGAATGCAGGCTTACGGCAACTACCGACAGGGATGCGGTGTGCTCAATCTCCGAAACTACAATCTCAAGCACGTAGCCATTTCCGCCGCCGCCGGTGCGGTTTCGCCAGGCCTCCTCGCTGTCGGAAGGCGCGTCGTCACGTCGGGACGGGCACTTCGCACGCTGAATGCGCAACTTGCTACAGCACGAACACCCAATCGCATTACAAAGCTGCAAGTGAGGATCACTGATCACCACACCAAGATCCGGGAAGTCGCCGTGCCGCAGGCCAGCTTCACGGGAATCAAAACGGCCGGGAAGAAGTTGACCGAGACTAGCGGCTCGTGCGAGTGCAGCCAATGA
- a CDS encoding HlyD family efflux transporter periplasmic adaptor subunit produces the protein MSDAALAAAGVGAAPPWPALRDELKIHAAGRNRDGSPAWHLSDPVRNQFFRVGWLEFEMLQHWGLADPARIAEAVAETTTLQPEPEDVVEFAMFLKQQQLLRSAQPKRATSTGHWLLQNYLFIRIPLVRPERFLRKALPYVQWMFTTRFLIATLIAAVLGLIFAGRQWDVVQANLRGALSWEGVFAFAGALVFSKCWHEFGHAFVATKHGVRVGHMGVALLVMWPMAYTDTGESWKLERSERRLAIASAGVGAELVLAAWCTLLWSFAPDGNFRNALFFLGTTAWVLTLAVNASPFMRFDGYFILADALDYPGLHERAGRWAKRWVRGTFLGMDDPRPDAVSRPFAAFLTGFAFTTWLYRLTLFVGIAVVVYHAFFKAMGLILFLVEIMTFVVKPMQQEVRVWWHRRAEIRWPVLRRWLAVLGVAALVLLVPWSATVHGEGVVEAGFEQPVFTPYPALMEKVLVHNGETVKAGQALFELSAPAPQDDDAKAAALRSAYESAARGASSLDRDGVAKQVVADRMADQYSAQRLASAAELHRLRLVASSDGVVRDLDETLLNGSWISPGARMATVVGGTRWRVEALVSEADRARLALGNDATVYPQGSSTPLHGKVVSVDNGALEHLPSLALAKTHGGPINLNPTAPAKELRPANVLYRVRVEGEGTATLPAEQLVSVHITGTRESLGRRWIDSALLILLQQTGLGKDG, from the coding sequence ATGAGCGACGCGGCACTCGCGGCGGCGGGTGTGGGCGCGGCGCCGCCGTGGCCGGCGTTGCGCGACGAGCTGAAGATCCACGCCGCCGGGCGCAATCGCGACGGCTCGCCGGCGTGGCATCTGTCGGACCCGGTACGTAACCAGTTCTTCCGCGTGGGCTGGCTCGAGTTTGAAATGCTGCAGCACTGGGGCCTGGCGGACCCGGCGCGCATCGCCGAGGCCGTGGCCGAAACGACCACGCTGCAGCCGGAGCCGGAGGACGTCGTCGAGTTCGCGATGTTCCTGAAGCAGCAACAGCTGCTGCGCAGCGCACAGCCGAAGCGGGCGACGTCGACCGGGCACTGGCTGCTGCAGAACTACCTGTTCATCCGCATCCCGCTGGTGCGCCCCGAGCGCTTCCTGCGCAAGGCGCTGCCGTATGTGCAGTGGATGTTCACCACGCGCTTCCTCATCGCCACGCTGATCGCCGCCGTCCTCGGGCTCATCTTCGCCGGGCGCCAGTGGGACGTGGTGCAGGCCAACCTGCGCGGCGCGCTGAGCTGGGAGGGTGTGTTCGCCTTCGCCGGCGCGCTGGTGTTTTCCAAGTGCTGGCATGAATTCGGCCACGCGTTTGTCGCGACCAAGCACGGCGTGCGCGTGGGCCACATGGGCGTGGCGCTGCTGGTGATGTGGCCCATGGCGTATACCGACACGGGCGAGAGCTGGAAGCTGGAGCGATCCGAGCGCCGCCTCGCCATCGCCTCCGCCGGTGTTGGCGCGGAGCTGGTGCTGGCGGCGTGGTGCACGCTGCTTTGGTCCTTCGCGCCGGACGGCAACTTCCGCAATGCGCTGTTCTTCCTCGGCACGACGGCATGGGTGCTGACCCTGGCGGTGAACGCCAGTCCGTTCATGCGCTTCGATGGTTACTTCATCCTTGCCGACGCGCTGGACTACCCCGGCCTGCACGAGCGTGCGGGACGCTGGGCGAAGCGCTGGGTGCGCGGAACCTTCCTGGGCATGGACGACCCGCGTCCCGATGCGGTGTCGCGTCCGTTCGCCGCCTTCCTTACCGGCTTCGCCTTCACCACGTGGCTTTACCGACTCACGCTGTTCGTCGGCATCGCGGTGGTGGTGTACCACGCCTTCTTCAAGGCGATGGGCCTGATTCTGTTCCTCGTCGAAATCATGACGTTCGTGGTGAAACCCATGCAACAAGAAGTCCGGGTGTGGTGGCATCGCCGCGCCGAGATCCGCTGGCCCGTGCTGCGCCGCTGGCTGGCCGTGCTGGGCGTCGCCGCCCTGGTGCTGCTCGTGCCGTGGTCGGCCACCGTGCACGGCGAAGGCGTCGTTGAAGCCGGCTTCGAGCAGCCGGTGTTCACGCCGTACCCGGCGTTGATGGAAAAGGTGCTTGTGCACAACGGCGAAACGGTGAAAGCCGGCCAGGCGTTGTTCGAACTCTCCGCGCCCGCCCCGCAGGACGACGACGCCAAGGCGGCCGCGCTGCGCTCCGCGTATGAATCCGCCGCGCGCGGTGCGTCTTCGCTGGATCGCGATGGCGTCGCCAAGCAGGTGGTTGCTGACCGCATGGCCGATCAGTACAGCGCGCAGCGTCTTGCCAGCGCCGCCGAACTGCACCGCCTGCGCCTGGTCGCGTCCAGCGATGGCGTCGTCCGCGACCTCGACGAAACCCTGCTCAACGGCAGCTGGATCTCCCCCGGCGCACGCATGGCGACGGTGGTCGGCGGCACGCGCTGGCGCGTCGAAGCCCTCGTCTCCGAAGCCGATCGCGCCCGCCTCGCCCTCGGCAACGACGCCACGGTGTACCCGCAGGGCTCATCCACGCCGCTGCACGGCAAGGTCGTCTCCGTCGACAACGGCGCCCTCGAACACCTGCCCAGCCTCGCCCTCGCCAAAACCCACGGCGGCCCGATCAACCTCAATCCCACGGCCCCTGCAAAGGAACTCCGCCCCGCGAACGTGCTTTACCGCGTGCGCGTGGAAGGCGAAGGCACCGCCACGCTCCCCGCCGAACAACTCGTCAGCGTCCACATCACCGGCACCCGCGAAAGCCTCGGCCGCCGCTGGATCGACAGCGCGTTGCTGATCCTGCTCCAGCAGACGGGCCTCGGCAAAGACGGCTAG
- a CDS encoding efflux RND transporter periplasmic adaptor subunit: MTAKPAGNTPASSRFYALASRVEAATTAAELGFTACNDTRLLVDYRQAALVALPAARPPRLVAHSGLADVDPNTPYALWLSGVTKAILARCAELPAGARVLPLSPEMLDADLAAGWSEWFPAHVWVLPLSGPGQSIGALLFLGRDEPWPNQLTSDGEEFALLQMAGLYGYAWWSLVARPTRVQRWWRAATSGRRLRYILAGVLVVLLLPVREYTLVPAEIISLHSQVIASPREGVIRRMVVLPNAPVKAGQVLAEMDDTTLRNKLAVAQAELATASVEMHQAAQQAIESQNAKADLGMAEGKLHEREVDVASLTREVAKLEVRAPADGVFVYSDPDDWAGRPVQTGERIGLLADPHTLGVRAWAPVGEPTNLEGGAPMTVFLKTAPLSPVDARLEYAGYAPVEAPNGVASYVLRGTVDGSHEAARIGLQGTARVSGHWSVLGYLLLRRPLATVRAWAGV, from the coding sequence ATGACCGCCAAGCCTGCGGGCAACACGCCTGCGTCGTCGCGTTTCTACGCTTTGGCGTCGCGGGTGGAAGCTGCCACCACGGCGGCGGAGCTCGGCTTCACCGCGTGCAACGACACCCGCCTGCTGGTGGACTACCGCCAGGCCGCGCTGGTGGCGTTGCCGGCCGCCCGGCCGCCGCGCCTGGTCGCGCACTCGGGCCTGGCGGATGTGGATCCGAATACGCCGTATGCGTTGTGGCTGTCGGGCGTGACCAAGGCCATCCTCGCGCGCTGCGCGGAACTGCCGGCGGGTGCCCGCGTGCTGCCGCTGTCGCCGGAGATGCTCGATGCCGATCTCGCCGCGGGCTGGAGCGAATGGTTCCCGGCGCACGTGTGGGTGCTGCCGCTTTCCGGCCCGGGCCAGTCCATCGGCGCGTTGCTCTTTCTTGGCCGCGACGAGCCCTGGCCGAACCAGCTGACCTCGGACGGCGAAGAGTTCGCGCTGCTGCAAATGGCTGGCCTGTACGGCTACGCCTGGTGGTCGCTGGTGGCTCGTCCGACGCGCGTGCAGCGCTGGTGGCGCGCGGCAACGAGCGGGCGCCGCCTGCGTTACATCCTCGCCGGCGTGCTGGTGGTGTTGTTGCTGCCCGTGCGCGAATACACGCTGGTGCCGGCGGAGATCATCTCCCTGCATAGCCAGGTGATCGCCTCGCCGCGCGAGGGCGTCATCCGCCGCATGGTGGTGCTGCCCAATGCGCCGGTGAAGGCAGGGCAGGTGCTGGCCGAGATGGATGACACCACGCTGCGCAACAAGCTCGCGGTGGCCCAGGCCGAACTGGCCACGGCCAGCGTGGAAATGCACCAGGCCGCGCAGCAGGCGATCGAAAGCCAGAACGCGAAGGCGGACCTGGGCATGGCCGAGGGCAAGCTGCACGAGCGCGAGGTGGACGTCGCTTCGCTCACGCGCGAAGTGGCCAAGCTTGAAGTGCGCGCGCCCGCCGATGGCGTGTTCGTGTACTCGGACCCGGACGACTGGGCCGGCCGCCCGGTGCAGACGGGCGAGCGCATCGGCCTGCTCGCGGATCCGCACACCCTGGGCGTGCGCGCCTGGGCACCGGTGGGCGAGCCGACCAACCTGGAAGGCGGCGCACCGATGACGGTGTTCCTGAAGACCGCACCGCTCAGCCCGGTCGACGCACGGCTGGAATACGCCGGCTACGCGCCGGTGGAAGCGCCGAACGGCGTGGCTAGCTACGTGCTGCGTGGCACGGTGGACGGCTCGCATGAGGCGGCACGCATCGGCCTACAGGGCACGGCGCGCGTCTCCGGCCACTGGAGCGTGCTCGGTTATCTCTTGCTGCGTCGCCCGCTCGCCACCGTGCGCGCATGGGCCGGGGTATGA
- a CDS encoding efflux RND transporter periplasmic adaptor subunit: MKTLMGLSAVLVLGLGCSAGVLAQNAPAATGSQAPVRFLVVADRESPMSAASPGRVSKVYVQLGDSVAKGKTMVAFDCSDLDAKHDAADAEYKAAQLRYEAKAKLQGLQSAAALEVELTAADVNRTKGQLRIIDAQLAQCRFVAPFDGRVARVHVKEGQGVAAGAPVIDFVGTGTPKARLNVPSNWIVWLKPGAHLDATVDETGQRYQLTVTRLSGRVDAVSQTIEIEADFTGDTSRVLPGMSGRATPGKG; this comes from the coding sequence ATGAAGACGTTGATGGGGTTGTCCGCGGTGCTGGTCCTGGGCCTCGGGTGTTCGGCAGGCGTGCTGGCGCAGAACGCGCCGGCGGCCACGGGGTCGCAGGCGCCGGTGCGTTTCCTGGTGGTCGCGGACCGCGAGAGCCCGATGTCGGCGGCCTCGCCGGGCCGGGTGTCGAAGGTGTACGTGCAGCTCGGCGACAGCGTGGCGAAGGGCAAGACGATGGTCGCCTTTGACTGCAGCGACCTCGATGCCAAGCACGACGCCGCGGATGCCGAGTACAAGGCCGCCCAGCTGCGTTACGAGGCGAAGGCCAAGTTGCAGGGCCTGCAGTCCGCCGCCGCGCTGGAAGTGGAACTCACCGCCGCCGACGTCAACCGCACCAAGGGCCAGCTGCGCATCATCGACGCGCAGCTGGCGCAGTGCCGCTTCGTCGCGCCGTTCGACGGCCGCGTGGCGCGCGTGCACGTGAAGGAAGGGCAGGGCGTCGCCGCCGGTGCACCGGTGATCGACTTCGTCGGTACCGGCACGCCGAAGGCGCGCCTCAACGTGCCGTCCAACTGGATCGTCTGGCTGAAGCCGGGCGCGCACCTGGACGCCACGGTGGACGAGACCGGCCAGCGCTACCAGCTCACCGTCACCCGGCTGAGCGGCCGCGTGGATGCGGTGAGCCAGACCATCGAGATTGAAGCGGACTTCACCGGCGATACCAGCCGCGTGCTGCCGGGCATGAGCGGCCGCGCGACGCCGGGCAAGGGCTAA
- a CDS encoding TolC family protein: MSRISLRFAPLAAAVALAVFLTGCGIATPKPLTHDEVVTRVNNDKQVMYKGQDAITGPLTLSDVMARSLKYNLDYRLKLMETALSQGLLDVSKMDMLPKLTTDAGYRWRSNDSGGTSIGIQDRVVSLRPSTSEERAHFLADATLSWDVLDFGLSYYRAKQQAEDVNVTEERRRKVLQNIVQDVRDAYWRALGAQRLLGESQTVADNIQAALDKTRQAERAGILPPVEGLEYQRALLDAMTLVTEKRQEMEFARRELAALMNLAPGTEFTLADAREGELAPLPSSLDSLETMALEQRPELREEDYKARVDVLEAKKQITALFPNLNLFGGIGYDSNKYLYNENWTQGGLSMSMNLVRLASIPAIKRTNKARLAVDDARRMALSMAVVTQVRVSAERYKLAVYDHNLAQESASVDQRLASVARAGSSNQLTSDLETLRTQARSLVSRFQEASSYASAQSAYGRVLNSVGIDLMPAEVAGSDLPTLSRAIQASLIDGEKHVFTQVADVTHVDRPFQLSVSGLPAKVDSTAVRSAVGNVLTGNRFTLGDGNDSLAVDLHYTASRGKATTRAQWDVTVQDKAGKQVLKQSYLSYLPDDVTTRSVSALAEAAVLSVLDQLRQLSAAPETASATTP, from the coding sequence ATGTCCCGTATCTCGCTGCGTTTCGCCCCGCTTGCCGCCGCCGTCGCGCTGGCTGTCTTCCTCACCGGTTGCGGCATCGCCACGCCCAAGCCGCTCACCCACGACGAAGTCGTCACCCGCGTCAACAACGACAAGCAGGTGATGTACAAGGGCCAGGACGCGATCACCGGTCCGCTGACGCTCTCGGACGTCATGGCGCGCTCGCTGAAGTACAACCTGGATTACCGCCTGAAGCTGATGGAGACGGCGCTGTCGCAGGGCCTGCTCGACGTGTCCAAGATGGACATGCTGCCCAAGCTCACCACGGACGCCGGCTACCGCTGGCGCAGCAATGATTCCGGCGGCACCAGCATCGGCATCCAGGACCGCGTGGTCTCGCTGCGCCCGTCCACCTCGGAAGAGCGCGCGCACTTCCTCGCCGATGCCACGCTCTCGTGGGACGTGCTCGACTTCGGCCTGAGCTATTACCGCGCGAAGCAGCAGGCGGAAGACGTCAACGTCACCGAAGAGCGCCGCCGCAAGGTGCTGCAGAACATCGTGCAGGACGTGCGCGACGCCTACTGGCGTGCGCTGGGCGCGCAGCGCCTGCTGGGTGAATCGCAGACCGTGGCTGACAACATCCAGGCCGCCCTCGACAAGACCCGCCAGGCCGAACGCGCCGGCATCCTGCCGCCGGTGGAAGGCCTGGAATACCAGCGCGCGCTGCTCGATGCGATGACCCTGGTCACCGAGAAGCGCCAGGAGATGGAGTTCGCCCGCCGCGAGCTCGCCGCGCTGATGAACCTCGCCCCGGGCACCGAGTTCACCCTGGCCGACGCGCGCGAAGGCGAGCTGGCCCCGCTGCCGTCCAGCCTGGATTCGCTGGAGACGATGGCGCTGGAACAGCGTCCGGAACTGCGCGAGGAAGACTACAAGGCCCGCGTGGACGTGCTTGAGGCGAAGAAGCAGATCACCGCGCTGTTCCCGAACCTCAACCTGTTCGGCGGCATCGGCTACGACTCGAACAAGTACCTGTACAACGAGAACTGGACCCAGGGCGGCCTGAGCATGTCCATGAACCTGGTGCGCCTGGCCAGCATCCCGGCGATCAAGCGCACCAACAAGGCACGCCTGGCGGTGGACGATGCACGCCGCATGGCCCTGAGCATGGCCGTGGTCACCCAGGTGCGGGTCTCGGCCGAGCGTTACAAGCTGGCCGTGTACGACCACAACCTCGCGCAGGAATCGGCCAGCGTCGACCAGCGCCTGGCCAGCGTGGCCCGCGCGGGCTCGAGCAACCAGCTGACCAGCGACCTGGAAACCCTGCGCACGCAGGCCCGCTCGCTCGTCTCGCGCTTCCAGGAAGCCTCCTCGTACGCCTCGGCGCAGTCGGCCTACGGCCGCGTGCTGAACTCGGTGGGTATCGACCTGATGCCGGCGGAAGTGGCGGGCAGCGACCTGCCGACGCTGTCGCGTGCGATCCAGGCCAGCCTGATCGACGGCGAGAAGCACGTGTTCACCCAGGTGGCCGACGTGACCCACGTCGATCGTCCGTTCCAGCTGAGCGTCTCCGGCCTGCCGGCCAAGGTCGACAGCACGGCCGTCCGCAGCGCCGTGGGCAACGTGCTCACCGGCAACCGCTTCACCCTCGGCGATGGCAACGACAGCCTCGCCGTGGACCTGCACTACACCGCCTCGCGCGGCAAGGCCACCACCCGCGCACAGTGGGACGTGACCGTGCAGGACAAGGCCGGCAAGCAGGTGCTGAAGCAGTCGTACCTGAGCTACCTGCCGGATGACGTGACCACCCGTTCGGTGAGCGCGCTGGCCGAGGCCGCCGTGCTTTCCGTGCTGGACCAGCTCCGCCAGTTGTCCGCCGCCCCGGAAACGGCATCGGCCACCACTCCTTAA